The Rhizobium sp. BT03 genome has a window encoding:
- the nrdH gene encoding glutaredoxin-like protein NrdH, with the protein MSVTVYSKPACVQCTATYRALDRLGVDYDIVDISEDAEALDRVRGMGYMQVPVVVAGEQHWAGFRPDMISALS; encoded by the coding sequence ATGAGCGTTACCGTCTACAGCAAACCCGCCTGCGTCCAATGCACCGCCACCTATCGCGCCCTCGACCGCCTGGGCGTCGATTATGACATCGTCGATATCTCCGAAGATGCCGAGGCGCTCGATCGTGTGCGCGGCATGGGCTACATGCAGGTTCCCGTCGTCGTTGCCGGCGAGCAGCATTGGGCGGGGTTCCGCCCCGATATGATCAGCGCGCTCTCCTGA
- the nrdI gene encoding class Ib ribonucleoside-diphosphate reductase assembly flavoprotein NrdI has product MGLIVYYSSRSENTHRFVARLGLRAARIPAGGADAFHIREPFVLVVPTYSGDGGPGIVKGAVPKQVIRFLNDAENRGHIRGVIAAGNSNFGETYGLAGDVISQKCRVPYLYRFELMGTEEDVANVKHGMERFWTREHL; this is encoded by the coding sequence ATGGGGCTGATCGTTTATTATTCCAGCCGATCCGAGAATACCCATCGCTTCGTCGCCAGGCTCGGACTGCGCGCGGCGCGTATTCCGGCGGGCGGTGCGGATGCGTTCCATATCCGCGAACCTTTCGTGCTCGTCGTGCCGACCTATAGCGGCGACGGCGGCCCAGGGATCGTAAAGGGCGCCGTTCCCAAGCAGGTGATCCGTTTCTTGAACGATGCGGAGAACCGAGGACACATTCGCGGCGTGATTGCCGCGGGCAACAGCAATTTCGGCGAGACATACGGGCTCGCCGGCGACGTGATCTCGCAGAAATGCCGGGTGCCTTACCTCTACAGGTTCGAGCTCATGGGCACGGAGGAGGATGTCGCCAACGTCAAACACGGAATGGAACGATTTTGGACACGGGAACACCTCTGA
- the nrdE gene encoding class 1b ribonucleoside-diphosphate reductase subunit alpha — MDTGTPLTRDAGAKPHNTFAHPAGERPLKAAETLDYHALNAMLNLYDDEGRIQLDKDRMAAKQYFLQHVNQNTVFFHNLREKLDYLVTEGYYEQEVLDQYSFNFVRDLFDQAYARKFRFPTFLGAFKYYTSYTLKTFDGKRYLERYEDRICMVALTLARGDEALARDMVDEIISGRFQPATPTFLNAGKKQRGELVSCFLLRVEDNMESIGRSINSALQLSKRGGGVALSLTNIREAGAPIKQIENQSSGIIPVMKLLEDSFSYANQLGARQGAGAVYLNAHHPDIMRFLDTKRENADEKIRIKTLSLGVVVPDITFELARNNEDMYLFSPYDVERVYGVPFTEISVTEKYREMVADARISKKKIKAREFFQVLAEIQFESGYPYIMFEDTVNRANPVAGRISMSNLCSEILQVSEASEYNDDLSYKHLGKDISCNLGSLNIAAAMDSADFGKTIETSIRALTAVSDMSHIASVPSIEKGNDESHAIGLGQMNLHGYLAREHIFYGSREGVDFTNIYFYTVTYHAIRASNLLAVERGTSFKGFENSKYASGEYFDKYTEQEWKPATEKVQALFDDAGIPVPTQEDWAALKTAVMTSGLYNQNLQAVPPTGSISYINHSTSSIHPIVSKIEIRKEGKIGRVYYPAPFMTNDNLDYYQDAYEIGPEKIIDTYAAATQHVDQGLSLTLFFRDTATTRDINKAQIYAWRKGIKTIYYIRLRQMALSGTEVQGCVSCTL, encoded by the coding sequence TTGGACACGGGAACACCTCTGACGCGGGATGCGGGCGCAAAACCGCATAACACTTTTGCTCATCCCGCCGGCGAACGCCCTTTGAAAGCGGCGGAAACGCTCGACTATCACGCGCTGAACGCCATGCTGAACCTCTATGACGATGAGGGCAGGATCCAGCTCGACAAGGACCGGATGGCGGCGAAGCAGTATTTTCTGCAGCATGTGAACCAGAACACGGTGTTCTTTCACAATCTCCGCGAAAAGCTCGATTATCTCGTCACCGAGGGCTATTACGAGCAGGAGGTTCTCGACCAATATTCCTTCAATTTCGTGCGCGACCTGTTCGACCAGGCCTATGCCAGGAAATTCCGGTTCCCGACTTTCCTCGGCGCCTTCAAATATTACACCAGCTATACGCTGAAGACCTTCGACGGAAAGCGCTATCTCGAGCGCTACGAGGATCGAATCTGCATGGTGGCGCTGACCTTGGCGCGCGGCGACGAGGCCCTTGCCCGCGACATGGTCGACGAGATTATTTCCGGCCGTTTTCAGCCGGCGACGCCGACTTTCCTCAACGCCGGCAAGAAACAGCGCGGCGAACTCGTCTCCTGCTTCCTGCTGCGGGTCGAGGACAATATGGAATCGATCGGCCGCTCGATCAATTCTGCGCTGCAGCTGTCGAAGCGCGGCGGCGGCGTGGCGCTGTCGCTGACGAACATCCGTGAGGCCGGCGCGCCGATCAAGCAGATCGAGAACCAGTCATCGGGCATCATCCCGGTCATGAAGCTGCTCGAAGACAGCTTCTCCTATGCCAACCAGCTCGGGGCCCGCCAAGGTGCGGGTGCTGTCTATCTCAACGCCCATCACCCCGACATCATGCGTTTCCTCGATACCAAGCGCGAAAATGCCGACGAGAAGATCCGTATCAAGACGCTGTCGCTGGGCGTCGTCGTGCCCGACATTACCTTCGAACTCGCGAGGAACAATGAGGACATGTATCTGTTCTCGCCCTATGACGTGGAGCGGGTCTACGGCGTGCCCTTCACCGAAATTTCGGTGACGGAAAAATATCGGGAGATGGTGGCGGACGCGCGCATCTCGAAGAAGAAGATCAAGGCGCGTGAATTCTTCCAGGTGCTCGCCGAGATCCAGTTCGAGAGCGGTTATCCCTACATCATGTTCGAGGACACGGTGAACCGGGCAAACCCGGTTGCGGGTCGCATCTCCATGAGCAATCTCTGCTCGGAGATTTTGCAGGTCAGCGAGGCGAGCGAATACAACGACGACCTCTCCTACAAGCATCTCGGCAAGGATATTTCCTGCAATCTCGGCTCGCTGAATATCGCCGCGGCCATGGATTCCGCCGATTTCGGCAAGACGATCGAGACCTCGATCCGGGCGCTGACGGCGGTCTCCGACATGAGCCATATCGCCTCGGTGCCCTCGATCGAGAAAGGCAATGACGAAAGCCATGCGATCGGCCTCGGCCAGATGAACCTGCACGGCTATCTCGCCCGCGAACACATCTTCTACGGCTCTAGGGAAGGCGTCGATTTCACCAACATCTATTTCTATACGGTGACTTATCACGCGATCCGCGCCTCGAACCTTCTGGCGGTCGAACGCGGCACGAGCTTCAAGGGGTTCGAGAACTCCAAATATGCCTCCGGCGAATATTTCGACAAATATACCGAGCAGGAATGGAAGCCGGCGACGGAGAAGGTGCAGGCGCTGTTCGACGATGCCGGCATCCCTGTTCCGACACAGGAGGATTGGGCGGCGTTGAAGACGGCTGTCATGACCTCCGGCCTGTATAACCAGAACCTGCAGGCTGTACCGCCGACGGGCTCGATCTCCTACATCAACCACTCGACTTCCTCGATCCATCCGATCGTCTCGAAAATCGAAATCCGCAAGGAAGGCAAGATCGGCCGCGTCTATTATCCGGCGCCGTTCATGACCAACGACAATCTCGATTATTATCAGGACGCCTACGAGATCGGGCCGGAGAAGATCATCGATACCTATGCGGCGGCGACCCAGCATGTCGACCAGGGCCTGTCGCTGACCCTGTTCTTCCGTGACACGGCGACGACGCGCGACATCAACAAGGCGCAGATCTACGCCTGGAGGAAGGGTATCAAGACGATCTACTACATCCGGCTTCGCCAGATGGCGCTTTCCGGCACCGAGGTGCAGGGGTGTGTGTCTTGTACGCTTTGA
- the nrdF gene encoding class 1b ribonucleoside-diphosphate reductase subunit beta codes for MNMQLKPVSRVRAINWNRIEDDKDLEVWNRLTGNFWLPEKVPLSNDIPSWATLTPAEQQLTIRVFTGLTLLDTIQNGVGSIRLMEDAVTPHEEAVLSNISFMEAVHARSYSSIFSTLCLTPDVDDAYRWSEENEFLQRKSALIMEQYASGDPLKKKVASVFLESFLFYSGFYLPMYWSSRAKLTNTADMIRLIIRDEAVHGYYIGYKFQRGLERLSEERRQEIKDFAFDLLLELYDNEARYTEALYDGVGLTEDVKKFLHYNANKALMNLGYEALFPAEACKVNPAILSALSPNADENHDFFSGSGSSYVIGKAVATEDEDWDF; via the coding sequence ATGAACATGCAATTAAAACCCGTTTCCCGCGTGCGCGCCATCAACTGGAACCGCATCGAGGACGATAAGGATCTCGAAGTCTGGAACCGGCTGACCGGCAATTTCTGGCTGCCGGAGAAAGTGCCGCTGTCCAACGACATTCCTTCCTGGGCGACGCTGACGCCGGCCGAGCAGCAGTTGACCATCCGCGTCTTCACCGGGCTGACGCTGCTCGACACGATCCAGAACGGCGTCGGCTCCATCAGGCTGATGGAGGATGCGGTGACGCCGCATGAGGAGGCGGTGCTTTCCAACATCTCCTTCATGGAGGCGGTGCATGCGCGCTCCTATTCGTCGATCTTCTCGACGCTGTGCCTCACGCCCGATGTCGACGATGCCTATCGCTGGTCTGAAGAAAACGAGTTCCTGCAGCGGAAATCGGCGCTGATCATGGAGCAGTATGCCTCCGGCGATCCCTTGAAGAAGAAGGTCGCGAGCGTCTTCCTGGAAAGCTTCCTGTTCTATTCCGGCTTCTATCTGCCGATGTACTGGTCGAGCCGGGCCAAGCTGACCAACACGGCCGACATGATCCGCCTGATCATCCGCGACGAGGCGGTGCATGGTTATTATATCGGCTACAAGTTCCAGCGCGGGCTGGAGCGGCTTTCCGAGGAGAGGCGGCAGGAGATCAAGGATTTCGCCTTCGATCTGCTGCTCGAACTCTACGACAACGAGGCCAGATATACCGAGGCGCTCTATGACGGCGTCGGCCTGACCGAGGACGTCAAGAAATTCCTGCATTACAACGCCAACAAGGCGCTGATGAACCTCGGCTACGAGGCGCTTTTCCCGGCCGAGGCCTGCAAGGTCAATCCGGCGATCCTGTCTGCGCTTTCGCCGAATGCCGACGAGAACCACGACTTCTTCTCCGGCTCCGGCTCGTCCTATGTCATCGGCAAGGCCGTGGCGACCGAGGACGAGGATTGGGATTTCTGA
- a CDS encoding adenylate/guanylate cyclase domain-containing protein — MSSFLNKVGTSVEADEGVWPIRRRRILDWLVNETRGERFIDNILVDMCEKLLAAGVPVARATLHFRVNHPQWIGARILWKEGLTEAKIDTFAYGVENTPEFLTSPVNAIHQGAEEVRRQLEGAADGDLDSFYQDLRDDGLTEYIAWPLEHTFGKRHVATFSTSRPGGFTSEHVDFLRDLLPALTLVSEIRLKNIMARTLLQTYVGPHASEQILSGVTTRGSGATVGAAIMICDLRDFTAISDLWPRDDVIHLLNDYFDAMSDPIERYGGEILKFMGDGLLAIFPLSKETACADLLQAIREGQASMAELNEEHVRMGRDPLRYGVGVHVGDVMYGNIGSRRRLDFTVIGPAVNVASRLESLTKEVKRPVLLSRAFVEMAGCAKDMDSLGTFPLRGLGEPVDVFAFQEG; from the coding sequence ATGTCGTCTTTTTTGAACAAGGTCGGGACCTCGGTCGAGGCGGACGAAGGCGTCTGGCCGATTCGCCGGAGACGGATTCTCGACTGGCTGGTGAATGAGACGCGGGGCGAGCGTTTCATCGACAACATCCTGGTGGACATGTGTGAGAAGCTGCTTGCGGCCGGCGTGCCGGTGGCGCGGGCGACGCTGCATTTCAGGGTGAACCACCCGCAATGGATCGGTGCCCGCATCCTCTGGAAGGAAGGGCTCACCGAGGCGAAGATCGACACATTCGCCTATGGCGTCGAAAACACGCCGGAGTTCCTGACCAGTCCGGTCAACGCGATCCATCAGGGTGCGGAGGAGGTGCGCAGGCAGCTGGAAGGCGCAGCCGACGGCGATCTGGATTCATTCTATCAGGACCTGCGTGACGACGGCTTGACCGAGTATATCGCCTGGCCGCTCGAACACACCTTCGGCAAACGGCATGTGGCGACATTTTCCACCAGCCGGCCGGGCGGTTTTACGAGCGAACATGTCGATTTCCTGCGCGATCTCCTGCCGGCGCTGACCCTCGTCAGCGAAATCCGGCTGAAGAACATCATGGCGCGCACGCTGCTGCAGACCTATGTCGGGCCGCATGCGAGCGAGCAGATCCTGTCGGGTGTGACGACGCGCGGCAGCGGCGCCACCGTCGGTGCGGCGATCATGATCTGCGACCTGCGCGACTTTACGGCGATCTCCGATCTCTGGCCGCGCGACGATGTCATTCATCTGCTCAACGATTATTTCGACGCCATGTCGGACCCGATCGAACGGTATGGCGGCGAAATCCTGAAGTTTATGGGCGACGGATTGCTGGCGATCTTCCCGCTGAGCAAGGAAACGGCCTGCGCCGATCTGCTGCAGGCGATCCGCGAGGGCCAGGCATCGATGGCCGAGCTGAACGAGGAGCATGTGCGCATGGGGCGCGATCCGCTGCGCTACGGCGTCGGCGTGCATGTCGGCGACGTCATGTACGGCAATATCGGCTCGCGCCGGCGGCTGGATTTCACCGTCATCGGCCCCGCCGTCAATGTCGCCTCGCGGCTGGAAAGCCTGACCAAGGAGGTCAAGCGCCCGGTGCTCCTGTCGCGGGCCTTCGTCGAAATGGCGGGCTGCGCGAAAGACATGGACAGCCTCGGCACCTTCCCGCTGCGCGGGCTCGGCGAGCCTGTCGATGTCTTCGCTTTCCAGGAGGGGTAG
- the queE gene encoding 7-carboxy-7-deazaguanine synthase QueE gives MSGETIRVSEIFGPTIQGEGALIGLPTVFVRTGGCDYRCSWCDSLHAVDSAFRNQWLPMSTEAIWQEVSKLSRGRPMTVSLSGGNPAIQPLGPLIEFGHSQGYRFALETQGSVARNWFRDLDILVLSPKPPSSGMLTDWEEVDNCLRLAAGGPEIALKIVVFDDDDYAFAQQAGRRYPYIPLYLQPGNHTPPPPDDDDARIDIDGVMDRMHWLVEKVTVDGWFAPRVLPQLHVLLWGNKRGV, from the coding sequence ATGAGCGGAGAGACCATTCGCGTCAGCGAGATCTTCGGCCCGACCATCCAGGGCGAAGGCGCTTTGATCGGCCTGCCGACGGTGTTCGTCCGGACAGGCGGCTGTGACTATCGCTGTTCCTGGTGCGACAGCCTTCACGCCGTCGACAGCGCCTTCCGCAATCAATGGCTTCCCATGTCCACCGAGGCGATCTGGCAGGAGGTCAGCAAGCTTTCCCGAGGTCGGCCGATGACGGTTTCGCTTTCCGGAGGCAATCCGGCGATCCAGCCGCTGGGGCCGCTGATCGAATTCGGCCATTCCCAAGGATACCGCTTCGCGCTGGAAACGCAGGGGAGCGTCGCCCGGAACTGGTTTCGCGATCTCGACATCCTGGTCTTGAGCCCCAAGCCGCCGTCAAGCGGAATGCTGACGGATTGGGAAGAGGTCGACAATTGTCTCCGGCTCGCCGCCGGCGGTCCCGAGATCGCCTTGAAAATCGTCGTGTTCGACGATGACGACTACGCCTTCGCCCAACAGGCGGGCCGACGCTACCCCTATATTCCCTTGTACCTTCAGCCGGGCAACCATACGCCGCCGCCGCCCGATGACGACGACGCCCGAATCGATATCGACGGCGTGATGGACCGGATGCACTGGCTCGTCGAGAAGGTGACTGTTGATGGATGGTTTGCCCCGCGCGTGCTGCCGCAGCTGCACGTGCTGCTGTGGGGAAACAAACGCGGCGTCTGA
- the queD gene encoding 6-carboxytetrahydropterin synthase QueD — MYRITKEFHLSASHQLDHLPAEHQCARLHGHNYIVVVELCAESLNDDGFVRDYHDLSPLKRYIDETLDHRHLNEVFGHSKVTSEFLAKHFYDWCRERFPETSSVRVSETPKTWAEYRP, encoded by the coding sequence ATGTACCGCATCACCAAGGAGTTCCATCTCTCCGCTTCGCACCAGCTGGATCATCTGCCGGCCGAGCATCAATGCGCCAGGCTCCACGGACACAACTATATCGTGGTCGTCGAACTCTGCGCCGAAAGCCTGAATGACGACGGCTTCGTTCGCGACTATCACGACCTCTCGCCGCTGAAGCGCTATATCGACGAAACCCTCGATCATCGTCACCTGAACGAGGTCTTCGGTCATTCGAAAGTCACCTCCGAGTTTCTGGCAAAGCACTTTTACGACTGGTGCAGAGAGCGCTTCCCGGAGACTTCGTCGGTCCGCGTCAGCGAGACGCCGAAGACCTGGGCGGAGTACCGGCCATGA
- the queC gene encoding 7-cyano-7-deazaguanine synthase QueC, which yields MRTIVVCSGGLDSVSLAHKMAAEQQLIGLVSFDYGQRHRKELDFAARCAARLAVPHHIIDIAAIGSHLSGSALTDNVEVPDGHYAEETMKATVVPNRNAIMLAIAFGLAAAQKADAVAVAVHGGDHFIYPDCRPGFIDAFQRMQNEALDGYASVRLLAPYVDVSKAAIVADGEKHATPFAETWSCYKGGRLHCGRCGTCVERREAFHLAGISDPTEYEDRDFWKAAVSQYSAAEVR from the coding sequence ATGAGAACCATCGTCGTCTGCTCTGGCGGACTCGACTCCGTTTCGCTTGCCCACAAAATGGCAGCGGAACAACAGCTTATCGGCCTCGTCTCCTTCGACTACGGCCAGCGGCACCGCAAGGAACTCGACTTCGCCGCCCGGTGCGCCGCGCGCCTCGCCGTTCCTCATCATATCATCGACATCGCCGCCATCGGCAGCCATCTCAGCGGATCGGCGTTAACCGACAATGTCGAGGTCCCGGACGGCCATTATGCCGAGGAGACCATGAAGGCCACTGTGGTGCCGAACCGCAATGCCATCATGCTGGCGATTGCATTCGGCCTGGCCGCCGCGCAAAAGGCCGATGCCGTCGCCGTCGCCGTGCATGGCGGCGATCACTTCATCTATCCCGACTGCCGGCCGGGCTTCATCGACGCCTTCCAACGCATGCAGAACGAAGCGCTGGACGGTTATGCCAGCGTCCGATTGCTTGCGCCCTATGTCGATGTTTCCAAGGCGGCGATCGTCGCGGACGGCGAAAAACACGCGACGCCGTTTGCCGAGACTTGGTCATGCTACAAGGGCGGCAGGCTTCACTGCGGGCGCTGCGGAACCTGCGTCGAACGCCGCGAGGCTTTCCATCTCGCCGGGATTTCCGATCCGACGGAATATGAAGACCGGGATTTCTGGAAAGCGGCCGTGTCGCAATATTCCGCGGCGGAGGTGCGTTGA
- a CDS encoding ABC transporter substrate-binding protein, with protein sequence MRKFLSSAAIAVVMMAGLSAARAADVKEVQMLHWWTSGGEAAALNVLKQDLSKEGFAWKDVPVAGGGGDAAMTALKAMVAAGTYPTASQMLGYTVLDYAQAGVMGDLTETAKKEGWDKSVPAALQKFSVYDGKWVAAPVNVHSVNWLWINKAVMDKIGGTEPKSFDELIALLDKAKAAGVIPLALGGQNWQEATMFDSIVLSTGGPEFYKKAFNDLDEASLKSDTMKTSFDNLAKIVKYVDPNFSGRDWNLATAMVIKGDALVQVMGDWAKGEFVAAKKTPDTDFLCYRFPGTDGSVIYNSDMFGMFNVPDDRKAAQVALATATLSKSFQSAFNVVKGSVPARTDVPDTDFDACGKKGIADLKAANEGGTLFGSLAQGYGAPPAIANAYKDVVSKFVHGQIKSSDEAVKQLVQAIDDAR encoded by the coding sequence ATGCGCAAGTTTTTGAGCTCGGCGGCGATTGCCGTCGTGATGATGGCTGGCCTTAGTGCTGCCCGCGCCGCCGACGTTAAGGAAGTGCAGATGCTGCACTGGTGGACGTCAGGCGGCGAGGCGGCGGCTTTGAACGTTTTGAAGCAGGATCTGTCGAAGGAAGGTTTTGCCTGGAAGGACGTTCCGGTTGCCGGCGGCGGCGGTGATGCGGCGATGACGGCGCTGAAGGCGATGGTGGCGGCGGGCACTTATCCGACGGCCTCGCAGATGCTGGGTTATACCGTGCTGGATTATGCCCAGGCCGGCGTCATGGGCGACCTGACCGAGACGGCCAAGAAGGAAGGCTGGGACAAGTCGGTGCCGGCGGCGCTGCAGAAGTTCTCCGTCTATGACGGCAAGTGGGTCGCAGCCCCCGTCAACGTCCACTCGGTCAACTGGCTGTGGATCAACAAGGCGGTGATGGACAAGATCGGCGGCACTGAGCCGAAGAGCTTCGACGAGCTGATCGCCCTGCTCGACAAGGCCAAGGCTGCCGGCGTCATCCCCTTGGCGCTCGGCGGCCAGAACTGGCAGGAAGCCACGATGTTCGATTCCATCGTGCTGTCGACCGGCGGCCCGGAATTCTACAAGAAGGCCTTCAACGACCTCGACGAGGCGTCGCTGAAGTCGGACACGATGAAGACGTCCTTCGACAATCTGGCGAAGATCGTCAAATACGTCGATCCGAACTTCTCCGGCCGCGACTGGAATCTCGCGACCGCCATGGTCATCAAGGGTGACGCGCTGGTGCAGGTGATGGGCGACTGGGCCAAGGGCGAATTCGTCGCCGCCAAGAAGACGCCGGACACCGACTTCCTGTGCTACCGCTTCCCCGGCACCGACGGCAGCGTCATCTACAACTCCGACATGTTCGGCATGTTCAACGTCCCCGACGACCGCAAGGCGGCGCAGGTCGCTCTCGCAACGGCGACGCTGTCGAAGAGCTTCCAGTCGGCCTTCAACGTCGTCAAGGGGTCGGTGCCGGCCCGCACCGACGTTCCCGACACCGACTTCGACGCCTGCGGCAAGAAGGGTATTGCCGACCTGAAGGCGGCCAACGAGGGCGGCACGCTGTTCGGTTCGCTGGCGCAGGGCTATGGCGCCCCGCCGGCCATCGCCAATGCCTATAAGGACGTCGTCTCGAAGTTCGTCCACGGCCAGATCAAGAGCTCCGACGAAGCCGTCAAGCAGCTCGTCCAGGCAATCGACGACGCCCGCTAA
- a CDS encoding carbohydrate ABC transporter permease, whose protein sequence is MSTVATTDPVLTPGQATPISLRGRLQDALPKIVLAPSFVITIIFVYGFIVWTAYLSFTNSKTFPSYALTGPRAYQRLWRWTFESDPPSSWYTSITNMAIFGFLYVGICLALGLLLAILLDQKIRGEGLLRPIFLYPMALSFIVTGVAWKWFLDPGLGLEQTLHHFGWTSFHFDWIKNKDFVIYTVVIAGVWQASGFVMAMFLAGLRGIDGEIMKAAQIDGASPFQLYRRIVIPLLRPIFLSAFIVLAHMAIKSYDLVVALTSGGPGGSAWLPSNFMYEYTFKRNEMAVGSASAIIMLMTISAIIVPYLYSELKEKAR, encoded by the coding sequence ATGAGCACAGTTGCCACAACCGATCCGGTTCTGACCCCCGGCCAAGCGACGCCGATCTCGCTCAGGGGCCGGCTGCAGGATGCGCTGCCGAAGATCGTGCTGGCGCCGAGCTTCGTCATCACCATCATCTTCGTCTACGGCTTCATCGTCTGGACGGCCTATCTGTCGTTCACCAATTCCAAGACCTTCCCGTCTTATGCGCTGACGGGGCCACGCGCCTATCAGCGGCTGTGGCGCTGGACCTTCGAGAGCGACCCGCCGTCCTCCTGGTACACCTCGATCACCAACATGGCGATCTTCGGCTTTCTCTATGTCGGCATCTGCCTGGCGCTCGGCCTGCTGCTGGCCATCCTGCTCGACCAGAAGATCCGCGGCGAGGGGTTGCTCAGGCCGATCTTCCTCTATCCGATGGCGCTCTCCTTCATCGTGACAGGCGTTGCGTGGAAATGGTTCCTCGATCCCGGCCTCGGGCTCGAACAGACGCTGCACCACTTCGGCTGGACGAGCTTCCACTTCGACTGGATCAAGAACAAGGACTTCGTCATCTACACCGTCGTCATTGCCGGTGTCTGGCAGGCGTCGGGCTTCGTCATGGCGATGTTCCTGGCAGGCCTTCGCGGCATCGACGGCGAGATCATGAAGGCGGCGCAGATCGACGGCGCTTCGCCCTTCCAGCTTTATCGCCGCATCGTCATTCCGCTCTTGCGGCCGATCTTTCTCTCCGCCTTCATCGTGCTCGCCCATATGGCGATCAAGTCCTACGACCTTGTCGTGGCGCTGACCTCGGGCGGGCCGGGCGGCTCGGCCTGGCTGCCGTCCAACTTCATGTATGAATACACCTTCAAGCGCAACGAGATGGCCGTCGGCTCGGCCAGCGCCATCATCATGCTGATGACCATCTCGGCGATCATCGTGCCCTATCTCTATTCCGAACTGAAGGAGAAGGCGCGATGA
- a CDS encoding carbohydrate ABC transporter permease, with protein MSISASSSAASGNNTRFLGRLVIYGLLVIFAILYLMPLFVMLVTSFKTMDEIQGGNMLALPEAPTFDPWIKAWGETCVGLTCAGIKGYFWNSIKMVVPAVAISTIMGALNGYILTKWRFPGHTLVFGLMLFACFIPFQSVLLPMATILGSLGRFGVTLQNATGWNFGFGNSTVNLVFVHVVYGLGFTTLFFRNFYEAFPTELVRAAQVDGASFFQIFRRIMLPNSLPIIVVTVIYQFTNIWNDFLFASAYAGTGDSMPMTVALNNVVNTSTGVVEYNVNMAAAMIAAVPTLIVYILAGRYFVRGLMAGAVKG; from the coding sequence ATGAGCATCTCGGCTTCCTCTTCGGCCGCTTCCGGCAACAACACCCGCTTTCTCGGCCGGCTGGTCATCTACGGCCTGCTGGTGATCTTCGCCATCCTCTACCTGATGCCGCTCTTCGTCATGCTCGTGACCTCGTTCAAGACGATGGACGAGATCCAGGGCGGCAACATGCTGGCGCTGCCTGAGGCGCCGACCTTCGATCCCTGGATCAAGGCCTGGGGCGAGACCTGTGTCGGGCTGACCTGCGCCGGCATCAAGGGCTACTTCTGGAACTCGATCAAGATGGTGGTGCCGGCGGTGGCCATCTCCACCATCATGGGGGCGCTGAACGGTTATATCCTGACCAAATGGCGCTTCCCCGGCCATACGCTGGTGTTCGGGCTGATGCTGTTTGCCTGCTTCATCCCGTTCCAGTCGGTGCTTCTGCCGATGGCGACCATCCTCGGCTCGCTCGGCCGCTTCGGGGTGACGCTGCAGAACGCCACCGGCTGGAACTTCGGCTTCGGCAATTCGACCGTCAACCTGGTCTTCGTCCATGTCGTCTATGGCTTGGGCTTCACCACGCTGTTCTTCCGCAATTTCTACGAGGCCTTTCCGACCGAGCTGGTGAGGGCCGCCCAGGTCGACGGCGCCAGCTTCTTCCAGATCTTCCGCCGCATCATGCTGCCGAATTCGCTGCCGATCATCGTCGTCACGGTGATCTACCAGTTCACCAATATCTGGAACGACTTCCTGTTTGCCTCGGCCTATGCCGGCACCGGTGACTCCATGCCGATGACGGTGGCGCTCAACAATGTCGTCAACACCTCGACCGGGGTGGTCGAATACAATGTCAACATGGCGGCGGCGATGATCGCGGCCGTTCCGACGCTCATCGTCTATATCCTCGCCGGCCGCTACTTCGTGCGCGGTCTGATGGCGGGCGCAGTCAAAGGGTAA